In Malus sylvestris chromosome 16, drMalSylv7.2, whole genome shotgun sequence, the following are encoded in one genomic region:
- the LOC126608189 gene encoding uncharacterized protein LOC126608189, whose product MMHFAPSEGENALSVVGPRPMDLSTYNGRPAPGPNGKQRTSSLESPIMLLTGHQSAVYTMKFNPAGTVIASGSHDKEIFVWNVHGECKNFMVLKGHKNAVLDLHWTTDGSQIISASPDKTVGAWDVETGKRIKKMAEHSSFVNSCHPARRGPPLIVSGSDDGTAKLWDMRLRGAIQTFPDKYQITAVSFSDASDKIFTGGIDNDIKVWDLRKVEVMMTLQGHQDMITGMSLSPDGSYLLTNGMDSKLCIWDMRPYAPQNRCVKIMEGHQHNFEKNLLKCGWSPDGSKVTAGSSDRMVYVWDTTSRRILYMLPGHSGSVNESVFHPNEPIIGSCSSDKQIYLGEI is encoded by the coding sequence ATGATGCATTTTGCTCCTAGTGAGGGTGAAAATGCTTTGTCGGTAGTTGGTCCAAGGCCAATGGATTTGTCTACATACAATGGTCGCCCAGCACCTGGACCAAATGGGAAACAAAGGACTTCCAGCTTGGAATCACCGATCATGTTGCTGACAGGCCATCAGAGTGCTGTATACACAATGAAATTTAACCCTGCTGGAACAGTTATTGCGTCTGGGTCCCATGACAAAGAAATCTTTGTATGGAATGTTCATGGGGAATGCAAGAACTTTATGGTTTTGAAGGGGCACAAGAATGCTGTATTGGATCTTCACTGGACAACTGATGGTTCACAGATTATATCAGCCAGTCCAGACAAAACTGTGGGGGCATGGGATGTTGAAACAGGAAAAAGGATAAAGAAGATGGCTGAGCACTCTTCGTTTGTGAATTCTTGCCATCCTGCTCGAAGGGGACCTCCTCTTATTGTCAGTGGATCTGATGATGGAACTGCCAAACTCTGGGATATGCGTCTGAGGGGAGCGATCCAAACATTCCCTGATAAATATCAAATTACAGCTGTCAGCTTCTCTGATGCATCCGATAAAATCTTTACGGGAGGTATTGACAATGACATTAAGGTATGggatttgcgcaaagttgaaGTAATGATGACACTTCAAGGCCATCAAGATATGATAACAGGTATGTCATTGAGTCCTGATGGCTCTTATCTTCTGACTAATGGAATGGACAGCAAACTCTGCATTTGGGATATGCGCCCATATGCACCGCAAAATCGCTGTGTGAAGATAATGGAAGGTCACCAGCACAATTTTGAAAAGAACCTGTTGAAATGTGGCTGGTCCCCTGATGGAAGCAAGGTCACGGCTGGCAGTTCTGATCGGATGGTCTACGTATGGGACACCACTTCCCGACGCATCTTGTATATGCTGCCTGGCCACAGTGGATCCGTCAACGAGTCTGTTTTCCATCCCAACGAACCCATCATTGGATCGTGCAGTAGTGATAAACAGATCTATCTAGGGGAAATCTGA